A segment of the Aptenodytes patagonicus chromosome 3, bAptPat1.pri.cur, whole genome shotgun sequence genome:
GATTAAATGTACAGACAGGGATGTTGTATTACCACAATAGGATCAGGGTGAATTTTGTGTCCAATTGCACAAGTCAGCTAGTTGAGAAAAACAACCACCTTGTCTCTGCAGCTAGAAACAGCATTATTTGTTACGTAACAGAGAAACGGTGCTATATGTTTATACACATTCACAAAGGGGGTGAAATAAACCCAGCGATGTGACATTTAGAACCTTCCACCTCAGTGTCAGTGATTAAATTTTCCACCATCACATCTGCCAAAGTCATCACCGTCCAATGACGGATGGCAGCTCACATGAAAAGCATTTTGAGAAGATCTCATGAGCACAGGTCAAGAGCACCTCCTCTGAGTAAGTCACAATAGGAATAAGAGGGCCAGATGATTTTTAATACATGGCATACAACACTCCTCATCACGGAAACATgcacactgagaaaaaaatactgcatgatTTCTTCCTAGCCTTTTCATCTTGTTTTTGAGCTTTCCTTTGAAAGTATCGGTGCAGGACTTCGAATCTCATTCAACCATGCCATCATAGGAATACCATGGCAACTGCTTGAAAAGCATTCATTTGGAGAGCAAATACACATGttgagggaagaaagagaaaagttctAAAAAGCCTCACTGATCTAGCCACTGGCTGAACGTTTTAAGACCCACTTACAAAAACTAGAAAAATCAGTATCACCATCCAGACACACGAACATGAAAGAGATGAAAGGCTTTCTAGCCACCCTCAACCACTTTTATTACTCTCTGGTGCTGGAATAGGATGAAGAGAATCAGTCATGGAACAATGTTTTGAGAGAAAGCCTGACCAGCCTAAAGCAAGTAGCAAAATTACCCTCACTTCAATGAGGCAGGGATTTGCTCTGTTTACTATGAAACACTAGCTGTCAGCAGGACTCGCTAGGGAGGCCATATGGAAAAGGCCACAATGAAAAGCACAGTAAGGAATCAAAACTTCAAAGCACCTCAAACTACCACATACACCAATCAGCACCAccccaacacattttttttcagtgcgagaaagaaggaaagaataaaaatgcatctGAAGTATACTTAATGATATATGAGGAAAATAAGACAGATGAGCCACATGACTAGCATCCAAGCCACAAAGCAAGCCACTAGAGTACTACATAATATTGAAGTATATAGGATTCTGTCAAATACCTTTACAGTTTTGGAACCAACGGTGACTCCTGTTTGTAACATGCCATCAGCCACTCCAAGTTTGTCCATATTGATCAAGAAAGGTGTCACTAAGGTAACGTATGTTGCTCCTGACCATTTCTTCAGGAGATCTAGAGCCCACTTCTCAGTGGATCCACCAACATTATCTAGGATGAAATCAAATCTGCAGACATGTAAAGAACAGGTTTACAATCATGATACGGGGAATATAATTTTGTCATAATTAAGCCAATTCACATCAGAAATTGGCCGTAGTTTACATTTTTACGTATCACTGCAATGCATTAAAACAACTGCCTGCACAACAGTAGTGAGAAAGTCCCCCGACTTCAGCTAAATCCCAGCTTTACTGTCCAACGGGAGTTAAATTTACAGGTTATTGCCCATTCACTGCACAGCAGACACAGGCTATTTAGATAACTTAAACGGCTCTTAAACTCCAAAAAGTAGACTCTTAGATGCACAACTACATTCTCTATTTGCCTAAAGCCTTCTAGAGCTCTATCCCTTCAGCCCTCCCGCTGAGACTACTGGAACAGTCTCGAGGTCTGGTCCTAGCATTGAACAATATGCTATGTGCATGTAAAAACTAGTCTGGACTCACGCCCTGACTAGGAACATCTGTATATGCTGTGCTCATGTGAAAGTTGGTTCCAGTGGCCAAAGTTACATGAACAAATTACTCTACTAACCCTTATCTCCTCACATCTTTTTTTTGACCCAATTCTCAGCTTCACTTCTAGAAGTCCTTTTTGACCTCCCTATTTGTTTTGGGACCACTTTACCTTTACTGACAGTTCTTTTCTTCGAATTCACCTATTCAATGTAGAACCTAACAATGGAAAGGCTCTAAAACCTTCCCCCCATGGAATGGGTATGTGCAGCCTCTGGCAACAAGCCACAGTTTCAGCGTTCCTTCTCACAATCCCAGCATGTGAGTCTGTAAAGGCTGAATAGGGCAACAGGGAGCTATGCACCTATTCTGTTAGATGCACAGCTCATTCTCATCTGTAAATTTCCAGCAATCTCCAGATTGCAGTagatatgtatacacacatacatcaAATCTAAATAAACTACAAATAAGAGGGAAAACACTTTACgcaaattaaacagaaaagttCTTATCTCTGGAAAGACAGTCTTCCTGCCTGTCTTCCAAGGATGTGAATTCATGTCACAGTTCAGTCAACCTAACAGTTAGCTGCCaacaagagaaattaaaataatgaaaactaatGCTCCAGGAAAAACTAGCTCACCATGGAGTCTGAAGAGTCAGTACAACTGAAAAGAGGAGGGAAGTAGGACCATCCCCCTCAGTACACCTGACTGATTGGCTTAGCTATATCATAAAACTGCACCCTAAGACAGTGCTGTCGATAGCTCCTAAAAAGGGTCACTTGCTAGCATGGGTGTTTAGCACTTAAGATGTTGAATTGCACAAAGGCAAATTTAGCACTGCTTGCAAACTGCAAAGTTAGTTGCTGCACATCCTCCCCATACAGACAGTGCCAGTACCCTCACAGTTGACCTCAGGCCTGCTGACAATCACACGTGTCAAAGGGCACATGCCTTCTTAGCAGTTATCAGTAAGATTCCTTCATAGATTGAACAGCTCCTATTTCCCCTCCCAGAAAGTTAACTCAATCTAGCTAAAAAGAGCAGTGTAAATACCATACTCAAATACAAGTCACAGTAGACTAAGTTTAAACAGATGGAAagattacaaaagcaaaaaagacttCAGTTCCAGAGAAAGCCCCCAAGCTAATTTAAACAAAACTGCTTTGACAAGATAAGTGTGATTGTTTATCAGAGGCAGCCCTACCCAAcattacagaagagaaattaacTCCCAGCTCACTTGCACAGTGGCTAAAGACCTTCAGGCAAGTCACTTAACTGCTTCATGATGTAGTTTTTCCCTCTAGAAGATCAATTTTACCATTTACTAACCTCACACAGGATTCCTGAGACTTACTTTAATTTATTCATGCTTTGTAAATGCTCTGAGATCCTTGGATGGAAGCTGACAAAACTGTTCAAATCACAGTCATTGAAGAGAAGCATGTGAAAGTGAGCTTGCCTCCACAAGCCCAATTAACTGGCTTAGCCTTACAATAAAATCTGTGCCTGGGATACTCACTTGGCAAACTGCATTCAAAAAGGGCTGGGATGAATTTGCTTTACAAAGTaatgctttagaaatgaggaaaaaaccaaaaaaaagagggAGTTCTGATAGACTGGAGTCAAGCAATCAAAAGGCAGAACATCTGACCACCAGCTCCTTCATCTCAGTATTAAGCAACACAAACACGTACAAGGGTAATGTTTTAAGTTGCTCTTCCAGATTTCCAGATTTGTAATCAATCACATCATCCGCTCCAAGCTTTTTCATCAGTGTGCTGGCATCATGAGAACAAACTGCTGTCACGTGAGCACCCCAGGCCTTCACTAGCTAaaaacaagtataaaaaaaaagaagtccaaagTTTAAAATTTAGTGAAACATTGAGAACAACTTAAAAAGCCAAAATCTCATTAAATTTATATAATAAATGAGCACCTTTAGTAGGGAGTGGGGAGACTGTGTTCCAACACAGGATAACTTGTCACACAGCCCACAGACAAACAACAGTTAGAATTTATCAATATTTAAGTaggttttggggagggaggagttggtgtggaggaaggagggtgggTTTATAATGCCACTTACAGATATCAGGTCCCAGGATAAATGAGGCTTCAAATAAAATACTCAGTTTGCCATCTGAATCTGTCAGCTAAATGTATACCAAGAGGTATTGTCCAAGTTACCAATCTACAAAACTGTCACCAGATCaaccattaaatatttttaaatatttaaaattaaaatattttatattcctaCCTGCTCATTAAGTATTTCATATATCTATCTCACTGTAAATAGCTTAAATATTAATAACgagaaaaagaaggaagtcaTCTCTGATTTACCACAGGGAGTACGTCAGGATATCTTCTACTCCAAAAGCTATAGCAAAGTAAAGGATTTTTGCTAGTTATTTATCTCTTTTGTAATCTCATTTTTCATTCACAGTAatcttttttacatttattccGGATTAATTAATGTAGTTTACTCAGGATTAATCAGGTAGAAATCGCAAGTAGTCAGTGGCCGGTCAGCCTTTCGTACTGATCTAATTTAGCCACCTGCTTTATCATGGATCAGGCAAATAGCATACCACTAAAAAATCCCCTGTAAGGCTCTTTAAAACCGCTATGTTTATGGTCTAGTAACATGGAACGCAGTGATGCAACCACCTAActtctatatttttttcatattctcaaGAGAAAGATGTTTCAGCATGAGATGACACCGATTAGAATCAAAATCCCCAAATTAAATGAGCACATGAAAAGAGGATGTCCCACAATTAACGGATCAATAAAAGAGCATGTTGACTCTCCAAGGTTTAGAGCTACTGGAATGAAGACAGACAAAAGGGCAGCAGAGCAAAACAGTGAGGGAAAGGTAATCCAAGCCACTGTGCTTTACGTACACCGCACATAAAAGCCTGGTGCCTCTCATATCATTTGACCACCTACAACAGTTATGGAGGACGATACATTCTCCATCAGTTTTTCTACTCATGCACCAAGTTCTTTTCATATTTCTGGAGCATAGCTGACTGAGAGAAAATGACAACAGGCTACATATTTCAAGTTTCACCAATTAGAGACTTCCTGCACCCAAACTGTGAAATGCGATCTTTACCTACCTACACTCACAACTCCTTTCTTTGAAAGCCCCTGCTTCCTACTTTAAATAATACAACGTAACAAATGGAAAGcaataaatctgaaaatatttcactttcgGAAATATCGATCAGATTGATCAGACAGATCGATCAGTAGCTTGCTATTTCACTATTCCTTCCCTCAATTCCCTTccgttaattttttttttcatattgaatAGTTTCAAGATGCATCCTGGGTGTGCTGATTTATATTACCTGTACAGCAAATGTACCAACTCCTCCTGAAGCTCCTAATATTAATactctgtaaaagaaaattaaaatacattaaatagttCTTTAATAAAGTCTATAGTAACTATGTATTCTAATGCTTCTCATACATCTCTGACACcaaattattttaagcaaaagaTTGTATTTGTCATTCAATGTTACTTAGTGGTTAACTCTTCAGACAGCAGCAATGTGACTTAACATTGCTGACCATGTTTCCTGCGCCAAGAGCAttatctcagcacagccaaagagAGTCCCTCATATGTGCTTTCCACTAAAACCAGGCAGTGGAGCTGTCAGGCAGTAACATTTATCATGCAAaagccctgtccctgtcctcaCTTTCCTAAACATAATTGCTTAGTTTGGGACAAAATCAGTTAAGAACCTTTCTGTCTCCCAGACTCCACTGTTGTAtctcctaaagaaaaaaatctgattcacaAATTGGTGTTACCTAAGAGAAAAAGTGGTTTAGCATCACATTATTTAGGGAGACTGGGAACTTCAGAATATATGGAACATAATTTTCCCATATTGCATAATATTTAtctaaaagaaagacaaaaatccaATGAAGTAGCCTGACCATAAACAAGTTTAAGTTCTATTAACTTATGTgcctttttctttagaaaaagggCAGTAGAAATTTTCTAGTTCAGTACATCTCAACAAGACCCTGTAAATGCCAGGTTGTGGAAACTGGCACACaagcaagaaaatgaaagagTACATTACCAAATTACTAGCAAGTGAGAGTTCATTTTAACTGAACACACTACCCTaaatttcataaaaatgaatGCAAGTTTAGTGGTGCGAGAACTTTACTGCTAGCAGCCTAATCACTGCTCAAAAATTTCATACggatattttattaaataactaaACTTCAGAAAGGGAATTAGTAAGAAAGCCTTGCTGCAGAAGCTACAAACAGTGCTTGGACTTTGGACCCATTTGCTAATTCTAGGACAAAAGGAATATCCAAGATGAAGTCTTGGCATGGGACCGAGGAACATCATGTTTCTCAGAGCTTCTGTTTGCCAGAAAAATTTTCAGTATCTCCAGAAGCTGGTGGTGTTCCCATTTTAAATCTCACTGTGCTAGATGTTTGCTTTTTACACTGCAAAATTGTACTATACAATCTGGAGTCTCAGTTTACAAAAATCCTTTTTAGTAACCTAAGAGACTTGGCTTTGGTCACAgtatccattttaaaatgtttcctcttttgtAACTGATCAGATTCTATTCCCTCCTATTTCTCCGATCCAAGCTGCAAAATTCAGATTAAGAATTTGAAACCACAATGCCTGCAGCTTTTAAATCTGCCAAAAAGTACTTATCCTCAGAACCATGCTTCTAATGACAGATGCCTGAAGCAACATTCATATTTAGATTTTACTATACTTGAAAAGGCTCAGGGATGCTACACACAAGATACTCGGTTTAGCCCATCTTTACCCTTACAAAGGACAGTCACAATTAAATCCTTTCAAAAAAACCTCGTCAAACTGCCTTTCCAATTTTACTCCTTGCTTAAAGGGCATCTCTTCTACTACAAACTTTGGAGaaagctggcattttaaaatgtacattttgcTCAAGGATTTAGgtaacattttcagttttggggAGCTGCTTGGCTAGgactttattttccccttcaatAAAAGCCCTTGAGATTCTTCAGGTAGAAATACTTTCCCAATTTGGTTACTGAAGGACCACAGACGGTGGAAAGTGCCAAAGCAGGCACAGCTTTGTTTGCATTGCCTAGGGAAAACACAGCCAGGAGAAAACATACCAGAGAAACTACCTGTTTCACTGCAAAGGTGAGCTCAGGAGTAAACTAACACATAAGCATGTGCACAAGGGAACAAACTAACGAATTATTTGACCTGAACAGAGATCCAAGAGGACCAAttctctgaaaagaacaaaacacacgTTCATACCCCAGGCTTTGCTCCCTTCTGACAGAGGCACATAATTCAAGCCAGTATTTAGCAAGCCCCATATGAGGCTCGAGCAGTTCAAATGATCAGAGTCAGCAGACCTCTCCATGGGATTTCAGAGTTTAGCCCTTCTCCCTAGGCCCTGCTTGGAACTACGGTGTGGTCAAAAACTAGCATCAGAGAGCCAGGACCTGtttcagctgtgtcccctccgcCAGAAGACACAGGGGGTGGGGAGTGGTACAGATCAAGGACTAACATTTTCTCCAGATTATAAACAACTAACAATTTTCAGTGACTCAGATACAtgccaaataaaaaatatttattgaataaatatatcaattttatatatatataaaaaactaaaCTCCATTTGATTATGCCAACAAAATGTCCCTACGAGATTCATTCCTGTATCAAGAAGCATTTACCCTATCAAGAAGTTTTACAACCTACACTCACTTTGTACTTCTCAACAGATAAAATGATGAAATAACACAcagactttgaaaaaaatattttcttgggtTATTCTATCATTCAAATGTTCATTGTAACAATATAAACCAGGAGTGTACATTTAATAGCTTACAGTAGCAGAATCCAGCGTCTCTCCCCAGCATacttaaatgtataaaatattgactttgtatttatataaaagaCTTTCACTTAATATTAACGTAAATGTTTTCAAGAACTTCTCAGATTGTCAGGTTTGTTTTTATCATGCTTTTTGTGAATACAGCAAGCAAGATATTTAACAGCTACTGTTGAACAAGCATATCCCCTTTCTACTGAAACAGGACACTAGCACATATGAGAAGCTCTCCAGGTATTATCCACAGAGAACTTCAAAACAATAAAGTCATTCTGAACATTTTGGATAACAAGAACACATTTAGCTTGTGCAAGAATACTGACATAAGTTACAGTGGTATAGGATAAAAGTTATGGAGAAATTACTGGAGTTATAGTGAAGCAGGGGACATCACGAACAGTATGAGCACACTTCAGGTAacttgtaaaaacaaaatttgtgaAAGTgtgtgcagaggcagcagatacTCCTGTCAGATCAACATACAGTCAGATGTTGGACTGTCAGCAAGTATTTGATTAGCCCACCCTTCCACCTTaaagaggcaaagaaaacaaTACACACCAATAGAAAAATCTCGCTGTTTCTAAGGTGTCTTAACACTGCAATAAAGTATCAGTGAAGTAGCTTTCATCAAGGAATACAGCTGCTCTTTCAAAATAAGACACACTCTGGTGTGTATATACACCCTTCTACATAGCTATTTACATATACCTACAGGAGACAAAAAGACCAACATAAAATCACATGCGTAAGTAACTTCTTACCaaacattaaattatttcaagaaattaagaaacattATGTAAATTCTTGTCTTTTGAAATTACGGCCTTGCGAGAGTAATGTAAAGTTCATGGAATATATTTTTGCACAGCCCCTTcaatgcattttatgtattttcctACAAGaaatttttcaggggaaaaaagctaccATCACGTAAGTCATTCTCTGCTGTTTTTACAATTCAAAACTTCTAGATGGGAAACATCATAATTTTGTAagtatatgtcctggtttcggctgggatagacaGTACATTACAATGTTTTTTGCTGAcagagtaattaaatatttactggGAACATAAAAGTAAATGTTTAATGTAAAGACACGATATAAATGCGGTTTGAATTTCACTTTTAACAATCTAAACACTTACCTGAAGATTGGAAAGATACTTTAAACAAGGCTAGCCTATCAACATATCTTTAAGTTAATTCCACTTACATGTGAAAGTTAAGATAATAAAAAAGtctaaatactgaaaaataaaaaggaaggcaACGTATGTAGAATTTTATCACTAGCTGGAAGTTAATTTCAATGAAGTCTCTTtgaaattgctttaaattttgcaatttcattttctcaaaaCATTGTTTATCATTAGAACAAACAATTACTTGATATTTTCATGATGACATTTACCGTGCCATATGAACAACGACTCAATCAATTATCTTCTGAAGATGTGGGTGAAGAATTTCAATAAATCTAATGTCCTTTGCAATGTGTTGCATTACAACAGTTAACACCCAAGATAAGAGGAGGTCAAGCATCTAGAGTCCTACCGCCCAATAATTACTTTATGACCTACATTTTTGGTGCAGCATAGtaattttaatgattatttttcaattccagtatttttacttttgccCTTCTTTCCATTCTGAACATTTTGCTATCTATTTACACAAACATCCAAAGGGCAAAGTAACTGCAAATTTCAATTATCAGGAGAAAAATGGTATCTGCTCCAATCTTTCAATGCATTTGTCCTCTTCTGTCCTCCATCTGCCATTGTCAGATTAACAGGCTGATAAACAAAGCcaatttttctatttcatttggCTGCTCGTCTTGCacgttttcctcttctcttctgcatGCCTGACCTCATCAAAGTTCTAGCCTACAGGTCAAATGAGACCCAGTCACCTgctcattttttcctaaaaagctgGAAAACCAGTCTGTTCCAAATGGCCCACGCATGCAGGAACTGAGTGAACCACACCTATGTGGTTGAGGGGGCTTTTTGTGAGTTGCCAAAATAACTCAGAGAGAGGATATTACATTTGGATAGCTGTCCTAGCAGGCAGAAAGGCAAAGTCCCTATGGATTCCTAGAAATACCATCTTTAAATTCTCTACATAGTCCTACATATTATATATACAATGGACTACCTCTATATAGTCACTATATAGAGGAAGCAAGCGGCAAGTGACTAGGTACACTTCAGTTAGGGTCCTCATCTGAGTCTCCCTCTAAAGAAGCCTCTCTCTCAGCAGTTGTGTAGACTGAACCTAGCATCTTCAGGCCAGCTGGTCTTTGTGAATGTCATGGTATAAGAGTCTTCATTACTGTTGGACAAGTCTTAGAAGCAGCTAATCAGTATAAAAATGACACACTAAGTTTTAGCACCAGAACTATTTACTTACCTTTTCCCACTACAATTACTTCGGTTCAGTCCTCCAACTTGGTTAACTGCAGACCAGGCTGTGAGACCTACATATGGTAAGGAGGCAGCTTCTGTGTGACTGAGACACTTTGGCTTAAAAGACACCTGAAATAAATCAATCGTATCTAAGTCACACAGCAGATCCTACGTGACACTGAAATACTTAAACAAGCTTTACTGAATTGCAGATTGTGTATTCCACATTTTCAACTATCTTCATAATTAGCTGGAGTCTAAATCAATCCAAGCACCAAGAAATAGACAGTTACTTAGCCaccgaagaaaaaaaaaaatgccagtctttacaattttggggttttgtctGTTGGCCACATTTTTGAAGGTTTACCTCGTTTCCACTAGCTACCACAAACTCTGACAGAGTGCCCTGTTTCCACGGAGGAATTGCTGCCCACAcctaaaaccaaacagaaaacaaccaTCAATTTTTGTGACTTTGCACATGATTGTACCTACACAGcagttttcttcattaaagaaatcttttttccaaTTTGCAGAATGTCTTCACTGTTTCTTATCAGAAACCAGTTTAGCTTActctttacacaaaaaaaaaaatcacaagactGACTAAATTAAGGACTGCAGAGCTATGTAAATAGATTGTACCATACTGTGCATGAGACATAAttttccaaaaaacccaaactacttCCATGCCAGGAAAGCCCAGACTggaggggatggggcagagaGGAATCAGAATTTGCTATACTAAAACTGCTGAAATGTGAACAACTGGTGAAGATGAAAGCAAACAATACCAGTATTTATGTGGGGACTCACGAAGTCGTTCTTGCGTTATGCCAGAGTTCCTATCCTAAGTAAGTtactcaagaaaaaaaccaactaatCCTTTCCTATTAGAATTCTATCTTCAGTCAAAAATGAAGCAGCGTCTTGAGTGTGcacttataaataaatataattcttCTCATTACCACTGAAATGgaccaaaaattaaaaaacagaagggaaattaACTTGCAGAAGCAAGTCTGCGAAAGACcatgtttttcagaggaaaaaaagtagggAAGAAAGCATTCTAGGAATTTACTGCTAGATAGTCCTCATTCAGAGtgcaacaacataaaaaaaattttcCTAAGCGGAAGAAGAAAGCTGAACATCTCatagtatattttatattttaactatacattttagaaaaagagagattgGTGGTGTCACCTCATCTCCAGGTTTGAAATAAGACACACTCAGTCCACATTCCATAACAACACCAGAGACATCTCGACCAAGCGTTAGTGGAAATTCAGCGTCCGCGCTTTTGAGTTTCAGTGGATCCCGCTTCATATTTAATGCAGTTGCACCATAACCACCTGCAAAATATGAAATTAACCATGACATACTGTACTGAGTTTTCATTTATT
Coding sequences within it:
- the RTN4IP1 gene encoding NAD(P)H oxidoreductase RTN4IP1, mitochondrial isoform X3; this encodes MKRDPLKLKSADAEFPLTLGRDVSGVVMECGLSVSYFKPGDEVWAAIPPWKQGTLSEFVVASGNEVSFKPKCLSHTEAASLPYVGLTAWSAVNQVGGLNRSNCSGKRVLILGASGGVGTFAVQLVKAWGAHVTAVCSHDASTLMKKLGADDVIDYKSGNLEEQLKTLPLFDFILDNVGGSTEKWALDLLKKWSGATYVTLVTPFLINMDKLGVADGMLQTGVTVGSKTVKHLFKGVHYRWAFFVPSGPSLDEIAELVDSGKIQPVIDQVFSFSEVPKAFLKLEGGHARGKTVIDVISKK
- the RTN4IP1 gene encoding NAD(P)H oxidoreductase RTN4IP1, mitochondrial isoform X1, producing the protein MLSRGAASGRALRGAARAGGQPPVRGFRASPRARSAMPSWVIDRYGRNDVLRFTRDMVFPIIHFPNEVIIKVHAASLNPIDLSMRSGYGATALNMKRDPLKLKSADAEFPLTLGRDVSGVVMECGLSVSYFKPGDEVWAAIPPWKQGTLSEFVVASGNEVSFKPKCLSHTEAASLPYVGLTAWSAVNQVGGLNRSNCSGKRVLILGASGGVGTFAVQLVKAWGAHVTAVCSHDASTLMKKLGADDVIDYKSGNLEEQLKTLPLFDFILDNVGGSTEKWALDLLKKWSGATYVTLVTPFLINMDKLGVADGMLQTGVTVGSKTVKHLFKGVHYRWAFFVPSGPSLDEIAELVDSGKIQPVIDQVFSFSEVPKAFLKLEGGHARGKTVIDVISKK
- the RTN4IP1 gene encoding NAD(P)H oxidoreductase RTN4IP1, mitochondrial isoform X2, with amino-acid sequence MPSWVIDRYGRNDVLRFTRDMVFPIIHFPNEVIIKVHAASLNPIDLSMRSGYGATALNMKRDPLKLKSADAEFPLTLGRDVSGVVMECGLSVSYFKPGDEVWAAIPPWKQGTLSEFVVASGNEVSFKPKCLSHTEAASLPYVGLTAWSAVNQVGGLNRSNCSGKRVLILGASGGVGTFAVQLVKAWGAHVTAVCSHDASTLMKKLGADDVIDYKSGNLEEQLKTLPLFDFILDNVGGSTEKWALDLLKKWSGATYVTLVTPFLINMDKLGVADGMLQTGVTVGSKTVKIQPVIDQVFSFSEVPKAFLKLEGGHARGKTVIDVISKK